From Oligoflexia bacterium, the proteins below share one genomic window:
- a CDS encoding HAD family hydrolase: protein MSKIDGIDSLIFDLDGTLWDSTAACAQTINRQLQNKKINITPIKQQDVASAMGLPHNEYIEKVFAKATLEEKKILAQQVFDHTHISMEDSLLYDGVEQGINALSQQYPLYIVSNCESGYIENFLNISGLKSYFKDFECWGNTGQEKYKNIEAVIQRNNLQNPIYIGDTQGDKFAAEKAGVSFIAANYGFGQVEGLYTLNHFSELLELML from the coding sequence GTGAGCAAGATTGATGGTATTGATAGTCTTATTTTTGATTTGGATGGAACGCTTTGGGATAGCACTGCTGCATGTGCTCAAACCATCAATCGCCAATTGCAAAATAAAAAAATTAATATTACACCCATCAAGCAACAGGATGTGGCCAGTGCCATGGGCTTGCCACATAATGAATATATAGAAAAAGTGTTTGCAAAGGCAACTCTTGAAGAGAAGAAAATTTTAGCGCAACAGGTTTTTGATCATACACATATTAGTATGGAAGATAGTTTACTTTATGATGGGGTAGAGCAAGGGATCAATGCCTTAAGTCAACAGTATCCATTGTATATTGTTAGTAATTGTGAGTCTGGTTATATAGAGAATTTTTTAAATATATCGGGTTTAAAGAGTTATTTTAAAGATTTTGAGTGTTGGGGAAACACGGGACAAGAAAAATATAAAAATATTGAAGCTGTTATTCAAAGAAATAATCTGCAAAATCCAATCTATATTGGCGATACACAAGGAGATAAATTTGCGGCCGAAAAAGCGGGTGTTTCATTTATTGCTGCAAATTATGGTTTTGGACAAGTTGAAGGTTTGTACACATTGAATCATTTTTCAGAACTGTTAGAGCTTATGTTATGA
- a CDS encoding DUF1287 domain-containing protein, with protein MNSLLKLIVKTVFFLCVFVYAQNFKGDDLARYAFERTKKNIQYNSQYFSIDYPGGDIPKQYGVCTDVLIRSLRKLGIDLQKLVHEDMTANFSSYPSKKNWGLTKADKNIDHRRVPNLQTFFKREGKARPITQNSSDYLPGDIVTWNLASEKKSIPHIGIVSQFKSKDGVPLVVHNIGQGVKLENILFAYSITGHYRYFPRLN; from the coding sequence ATGAATAGTTTACTCAAACTTATTGTTAAGACAGTCTTTTTTCTTTGTGTATTCGTTTATGCACAAAACTTTAAAGGGGATGATTTGGCGCGCTATGCATTTGAGCGTACTAAAAAAAATATACAATACAACAGTCAATATTTTAGTATTGACTATCCGGGGGGTGATATCCCTAAACAGTATGGGGTATGTACAGATGTTTTGATTCGGAGTTTGAGAAAACTAGGTATTGATTTACAAAAACTTGTGCATGAAGATATGACAGCAAATTTTTCAAGTTATCCCTCTAAAAAAAATTGGGGCTTGACAAAAGCTGATAAAAACATTGATCATAGGCGAGTTCCCAATCTACAAACTTTTTTTAAAAGAGAAGGTAAAGCACGCCCTATTACCCAAAACAGTTCAGATTATTTACCTGGGGATATTGTTACATGGAACTTGGCAAGTGAGAAAAAAAGTATTCCTCATATTGGTATTGTTAGTCAGTTTAAATCCAAAGACGGGGTACCTTTAGTGGTGCATAATATAGGTCAAGGCGTAAAGTTAGAAAACATACTATTTGCATATTCAATCACAGGCCATTATCGATATTTTCCAAGATTAAATTAA
- a CDS encoding acyl-CoA dehydrogenase family protein, with product MNFQLSQEQEQLKQLAREFTQNEVIPKAAHHDQTGEFPKEILKKAWETGLMNNQIPESLGGPGLSVVDGCIIAEETGAGCTGITTAMEANMLSSAPILVGGTEEQKKQFLSPLTQEFMFAAYCVTEPAAGSDVQGIQTTAVKTGSDYVINGQKMWITSGSVASWYFVLAYTDVSQGHKGMSAFIVPADTPGIEVGKKEINMGQRCSDTRGITFNDVKIPEKYRVGQEGQGFMIAMAAFDHSRPLVAAGAVGLARAAMEYAVEYAKQRTSFKKPIAKHQAVAFMIADMAKDIEAARLLTWLAASKIDNKQRNTLEAAYAKAFAADTAMRVATDAVQVFGGYGFNTEYPVEKLMRDAKIFQIYEGTSQIQRLIIAKEIFDRK from the coding sequence ATCAACTTTCAACTTTCTCAAGAACAAGAACAACTTAAACAATTGGCCCGTGAATTTACTCAGAACGAGGTTATTCCTAAAGCGGCACATCATGATCAAACAGGAGAATTTCCTAAAGAAATCTTAAAAAAGGCCTGGGAAACCGGGCTTATGAATAACCAAATACCTGAATCATTGGGTGGACCTGGCCTAAGTGTGGTGGACGGTTGTATTATTGCTGAGGAAACTGGTGCCGGTTGCACGGGAATCACTACGGCCATGGAAGCCAATATGCTATCCAGTGCGCCTATCTTGGTAGGTGGAACTGAAGAACAAAAAAAACAGTTTCTCTCACCCTTAACCCAAGAGTTTATGTTTGCAGCATATTGTGTTACTGAACCTGCTGCTGGCTCAGACGTACAAGGTATTCAAACCACTGCGGTTAAAACCGGTTCAGATTATGTTATCAATGGTCAAAAAATGTGGATTACTTCTGGTTCAGTTGCCAGTTGGTACTTTGTTCTTGCCTATACTGATGTTAGCCAAGGTCATAAAGGCATGAGTGCATTTATTGTTCCTGCCGACACACCTGGCATTGAGGTGGGTAAAAAAGAAATTAATATGGGTCAACGTTGCTCCGATACGCGTGGCATTACTTTTAATGACGTAAAAATTCCTGAAAAATACAGAGTTGGGCAAGAAGGCCAAGGCTTCATGATTGCCATGGCGGCTTTTGACCATAGTAGACCTTTAGTAGCAGCTGGTGCGGTGGGTTTAGCCAGAGCCGCTATGGAATATGCTGTTGAGTACGCAAAACAAAGAACTAGCTTTAAAAAACCCATAGCTAAACATCAGGCTGTAGCCTTCATGATTGCAGATATGGCCAAAGACATTGAAGCCGCACGTTTGTTAACTTGGTTGGCCGCAAGTAAAATAGACAACAAGCAACGCAACACTTTAGAAGCTGCCTATGCTAAAGCCTTTGCCGCAGATACTGCAATGCGTGTTGCAACCGATGCCGTTCAGGTTTTTGGTGGTTATGGCTTTAATACGGAATACCCAGTTGAAAAACTCATGCGCGATGCAAAGATTTTCCAAATTTATGAAGGAACCAGCCAAATTCAAAGACTTATTATTGCCAAAGAAATTTTTGATAGAAAATAA
- a CDS encoding FKBP-type peptidyl-prolyl cis-trans isomerase, with protein MKKINTLSFIILLGVSLVSCDQIKGKASKNVNLSTDKAKRSYAIGLQVGRTLKSQKVDLDVNVIAAAISDELSGKEAKMTEAQIRETMMAMREDQRKKIEEEKVMNAKAGAEYLEKNKTQEGVKTTASGLQYKHVTEGNGATPKETDKVKVHYKGTLIDGTEFDSSYKRNQPAEFNVNRVIKGWTEGLQLMKVGGKSIFYIPAELAYGAVPRPQIPANSVLVFEVELLDIVDEQKNPKTK; from the coding sequence ATGAAAAAAATAAATACACTATCATTCATTATATTATTGGGGGTTAGCCTTGTCTCTTGCGATCAAATTAAGGGTAAGGCTTCAAAAAATGTAAACCTTTCAACTGATAAAGCCAAAAGAAGTTATGCAATTGGTTTACAGGTTGGAAGAACACTCAAATCACAAAAAGTTGATTTAGATGTGAACGTTATTGCAGCAGCAATTTCAGATGAACTTTCAGGTAAAGAAGCTAAGATGACTGAAGCGCAAATCAGAGAAACAATGATGGCCATGCGTGAAGATCAGCGTAAAAAAATTGAAGAAGAAAAAGTCATGAATGCCAAAGCTGGTGCAGAATACCTTGAAAAAAATAAAACTCAAGAGGGTGTAAAAACCACAGCTTCTGGACTGCAATATAAACATGTTACTGAAGGTAACGGCGCAACTCCAAAAGAAACTGATAAAGTTAAAGTTCACTATAAGGGTACTTTAATTGATGGAACAGAGTTTGATAGTTCTTATAAAAGAAATCAACCAGCTGAGTTTAATGTAAACCGAGTCATTAAAGGTTGGACTGAAGGTTTACAACTCATGAAAGTTGGAGGTAAATCGATCTTTTATATCCCTGCTGAATTAGCATATGGAGCTGTACCAAGGCCACAGATTCCTGCAAACTCTGTTTTGGTTTTTGAAGTAGAGTTGTTGGATATTGTTGATGAACAAAAAAATCCGAAAACAAAATAA
- a CDS encoding transglycosylase domain-containing protein, producing MNKKIRKQNKRFRLKKNNRIKKSKVHTFKWTLLFIFLVGVLGVFIQTYLSLRLIVNKFSKPLQWEISSQVYSDESVIYSGEYFKKDYITEYLKLLSYKEVKQQKDIAHARFYENKTTNSVLVYFHQPKKKIVFKFNDKQFLDSIVDVSQSLEKELNHIELPRVLLGEFYGDKREKRTILEFGEFPETLKRSIIAMEDRSFYSHHGVSIKGVLRALITNITKKSYAQGGSTLTQQLMKNFFLSHKKTLWRKWKELVLALIVDKMYSKEKIFQMYLNEIYLGQVGTVSIHGFEEASQLYFHDSVKNLSISQQAMLVGLISSPGRYSPFNNFERSLSRRDLVLKKIFDEKIINQKQYINARDEKIYLAKKREVFEQSLSLKNSVLYELNEHFSELDLKENGYKVFTSIDPIFQKSLRIQSQKIYKEILTQQKFNSEDLQMGAISINPTSGAIKAVLTGGGNQNQYNHVYQMRRPIGSLIKPLILAYMVEKYKNDSEKYISNTRLLNDKKTTIKYDEKEWQPKNYANQYFGKVSLRTVVEKSLNSGFLDLIQQYSFEDIYAMAKQYGFTGYQEVPALALGALESNPYQMAGLYSMFVNSGSALTPSLVQKVTNEAESIQSRQLKSKKFISEEVAYQILSLMQGVLKDGTGKSSKAYNLKYSYAGKTGTSNDNRDAWFIGLSKDLITVVWFGLEGDHKSSLTGANSALQIWLNYIKKIETYVRSESFKPAEKIKIKKIDKEKACRWSLFKSKRNNFEEVFLSNYSIRRCSNE from the coding sequence ATGAACAAAAAAATCCGAAAACAAAATAAGCGATTTCGTTTAAAAAAAAATAATCGAATAAAGAAAAGCAAGGTTCATACTTTTAAGTGGACCTTGCTTTTTATTTTTTTAGTTGGTGTATTAGGTGTTTTTATTCAGACCTACCTATCTCTTCGTCTGATTGTTAATAAATTTTCAAAACCACTACAATGGGAAATTAGTTCACAAGTCTATTCTGATGAAAGCGTAATTTATTCTGGGGAGTATTTTAAAAAAGATTATATTACGGAATATCTTAAGCTTTTATCTTACAAAGAAGTAAAACAGCAAAAAGATATTGCACATGCACGTTTTTATGAAAATAAGACAACCAATTCTGTCCTTGTGTACTTTCATCAACCGAAGAAGAAAATAGTATTCAAATTCAATGATAAACAATTTTTAGATAGCATTGTTGATGTCAGTCAGAGTTTAGAAAAAGAATTAAATCATATTGAGCTGCCTAGAGTATTATTAGGTGAGTTTTATGGTGATAAGAGAGAGAAACGAACTATTTTAGAGTTTGGTGAGTTTCCAGAAACCTTAAAGCGATCTATTATAGCAATGGAGGACAGAAGTTTTTATAGTCATCATGGAGTAAGTATTAAAGGTGTATTGAGAGCTTTGATTACCAATATTACTAAAAAATCATATGCACAGGGTGGAAGTACTCTAACTCAACAGCTTATGAAAAACTTTTTTTTAAGTCATAAAAAGACTCTTTGGAGAAAATGGAAAGAATTGGTTTTAGCTTTAATCGTTGATAAAATGTACAGTAAAGAAAAAATTTTTCAAATGTACCTTAATGAAATTTATTTAGGTCAAGTAGGTACGGTTTCTATTCATGGTTTTGAAGAAGCATCACAGCTTTATTTTCATGATAGTGTAAAAAATTTATCTATATCTCAACAAGCAATGTTAGTAGGACTAATAAGTTCTCCAGGGAGGTATTCACCATTTAATAATTTTGAACGTTCATTGAGTCGTAGAGATTTAGTTTTAAAAAAAATATTTGATGAAAAAATTATAAACCAAAAACAGTACATTAATGCTAGAGATGAAAAAATATACTTAGCTAAAAAGAGAGAAGTTTTTGAGCAGAGTTTATCATTAAAAAATAGTGTTTTATATGAATTAAATGAACATTTTTCTGAATTAGATTTAAAAGAAAATGGTTATAAAGTATTCACATCAATTGATCCTATTTTTCAAAAAAGTCTTAGAATTCAAAGTCAAAAAATATATAAAGAGATATTAACCCAACAAAAATTCAATAGTGAAGATTTACAAATGGGTGCAATTAGCATTAATCCTACTTCAGGCGCAATAAAAGCAGTATTAACAGGGGGAGGAAATCAAAATCAATACAATCATGTATATCAAATGAGAAGGCCTATTGGGTCCTTAATTAAGCCTTTAATTTTAGCCTATATGGTAGAAAAATATAAAAATGATTCTGAAAAGTATATTTCTAATACTCGTTTACTTAATGATAAAAAGACAACAATCAAATATGATGAAAAAGAGTGGCAACCTAAAAACTATGCCAATCAATATTTTGGAAAAGTTAGTTTAAGAACTGTAGTTGAAAAATCTTTGAACTCAGGTTTTTTAGATTTAATACAGCAGTATTCTTTTGAAGATATTTATGCAATGGCCAAACAATATGGCTTTACTGGATACCAAGAAGTTCCAGCTTTAGCATTAGGTGCATTAGAGTCTAACCCATATCAAATGGCCGGACTATATAGTATGTTTGTAAACTCTGGGTCAGCATTAACACCGAGTTTAGTGCAAAAAGTTACAAATGAAGCGGAATCAATACAGTCAAGACAGTTAAAAAGTAAAAAGTTTATTTCAGAAGAGGTTGCTTACCAAATTTTAAGCTTAATGCAAGGTGTGTTAAAAGACGGTACAGGTAAGAGTTCAAAAGCATATAATTTAAAATACAGCTATGCTGGAAAAACTGGAACCAGTAATGACAATAGAGATGCTTGGTTTATAGGTTTATCAAAGGATTTGATTACAGTTGTATGGTTTGGATTAGAAGGAGATCACAAGAGTAGTTTGACTGGGGCAAATTCAGCATTGCAGATATGGCTCAATTATATTAAAAAAATAGAAACCTATGTAAGAAGTGAGTCGTTTAAGCCGGCAGAAAAAATAAAAATAAAAAAAATAGATAAAGAAAAAGCATGTAGATGGAGTTTATTTAAAAGTAAACGTAATAATTTTGAAGAAGTTTTTTTATCAAATTATTCAATCAGGAGATGTAGCAATGAATAA
- a CDS encoding tetratricopeptide repeat protein, whose amino-acid sequence MNKIRIIVISGLLLFIGCRPAKQAYQAQEQVVLEQMYHNESEAKAKIAVKYLIEAEKSLKVDQYKKAELVLLKALETQEYRDLVNYYLAQTFYYMKRYDEAFSTVDNIDTEFNHYPRYRYLLQRLKADIHLAMGKNEDALNAYKKCLNMHSDDVYVKEKIKLLSVSNNN is encoded by the coding sequence ATGAATAAAATACGCATAATTGTAATATCTGGGCTATTATTGTTTATAGGCTGCCGTCCAGCAAAACAAGCTTATCAAGCACAAGAACAGGTAGTTTTAGAGCAGATGTATCATAATGAAAGTGAAGCAAAAGCAAAAATAGCTGTGAAATATTTAATAGAAGCCGAAAAAAGCTTGAAAGTTGATCAATATAAAAAAGCAGAATTGGTTTTATTAAAAGCATTGGAGACTCAAGAGTATAGAGATTTAGTGAACTATTATTTAGCACAAACGTTTTATTATATGAAAAGATACGATGAAGCATTTTCTACTGTTGATAACATTGATACAGAATTTAATCATTACCCAAGATATAGATATTTATTACAACGTTTAAAAGCCGATATCCACTTAGCAATGGGTAAAAATGAAGATGCCTTAAATGCCTACAAGAAGTGTTTAAATATGCACTCTGATGATGTTTATGTTAAAGAAAAGATAAAATTATTAAGTGTATCAAATAATAATTAA
- a CDS encoding DEAD/DEAH box helicase, protein MSQLSLLSGLDSNQYKILYFDLETKKSAEEVGGWSNIKDMGMACGVLYDSEDDLYHVYLEDQVHEMIKHIKSADLIVGFNHIYFDYKVLTAYDNFNYNRLNNFDLLLDIEMLLGRRLKLDALAKTTLKKQKTADGLQSLQWVKEGKIDQVIDYCKADVEVTKDLFLFGVENNFILYPDRGQKAQLNVNWNIDKLVK, encoded by the coding sequence ATGAGTCAGTTGTCATTGCTTAGTGGATTAGATTCTAATCAGTATAAAATTTTGTATTTTGATTTAGAAACCAAGAAATCAGCTGAAGAAGTAGGCGGGTGGTCAAATATTAAAGATATGGGGATGGCATGTGGTGTTTTATATGATTCTGAAGACGACCTATACCATGTTTACTTAGAAGACCAAGTTCATGAAATGATCAAACACATAAAATCTGCGGATTTAATTGTAGGTTTTAATCATATCTATTTTGATTATAAAGTTTTAACGGCATATGATAATTTTAATTACAATAGATTAAATAACTTTGATTTATTATTGGATATTGAAATGCTATTAGGCAGAAGATTAAAACTAGATGCCTTAGCAAAAACTACCTTAAAAAAGCAAAAAACTGCTGATGGATTACAAAGTTTACAGTGGGTTAAAGAAGGAAAAATAGATCAGGTCATCGATTACTGCAAGGCTGATGTTGAAGTAACAAAAGATTTATTTTTATTTGGAGTTGAAAATAATTTTATTTTATACCCAGATAGAGGTCAAAAAGCTCAGCTTAACGTGAATTGGAATATTGATAAGTTGGTTAAGTAA
- a CDS encoding RlmE family RNA methyltransferase codes for MDPKKLDYYYKKAKQEGHVARSVYKLEEIDQKFKLIKKGQVVMDLGAAPGSWTNYVAQKIGNKGKLVALDLNPLNIACPNNVYFYQQDINCLNYADILDQYGAFDLVISDMAPQTTGIKNRDHFLSIELCLMALNVAKEVLKNTGNFVCKYFQGSDEQALVKACKDVFKTVKVFKPEASQKASKELFLVAINRK; via the coding sequence ATGGATCCTAAAAAATTGGATTACTATTATAAGAAAGCCAAGCAAGAGGGACATGTAGCCCGTTCAGTTTATAAATTGGAAGAGATAGATCAGAAATTTAAACTTATAAAAAAAGGGCAGGTAGTTATGGATTTAGGTGCTGCGCCAGGATCTTGGACAAATTATGTTGCTCAAAAAATAGGTAATAAAGGTAAATTAGTTGCTTTGGATCTTAACCCTCTTAATATAGCTTGTCCAAATAACGTCTACTTTTATCAACAAGATATCAATTGTTTAAATTATGCTGACATTTTAGACCAATATGGAGCTTTTGATTTAGTTATAAGTGATATGGCTCCGCAAACAACAGGTATTAAAAATAGAGATCATTTTTTATCTATAGAGTTATGTCTGATGGCCTTAAATGTTGCAAAAGAAGTTCTTAAAAACACTGGAAATTTTGTTTGTAAATATTTTCAAGGAAGTGATGAACAAGCTCTTGTTAAAGCATGTAAAGATGTTTTTAAAACAGTTAAGGTTTTTAAACCAGAAGCAAGCCAAAAAGCCAGCAAGGAACTGTTTTTAGTGGCAATTAACAGGAAATAA
- a CDS encoding penicillin-binding transpeptidase domain-containing protein, protein MSWKDFQKNNHKAGRQRINVKRLPNKSKVLFSLLAIGICAFLIDVIRPLSHADNKQSSQDQISSITSQQDEKELTWLGLFQNHLDWRVLEHGLNRVVMKNKDSSWQVNLTVEEDLQKYIQKKLAYYEVDFGAIAAINPNTGAVVGLTSYSNKDHKHDYSLRAAFPAASVFKVVTASAALEYKKWNYNTNIRYQGNTKYVTEKNSSTPGGSYKMPLHEAFAKSTNLIFGKIGRMILNKQLLLRKANDYGFAQQIPFDMPLDLSYIKFENDDISVAEVAAGLGDVSLSPVHAAMIAACVSNDGIMMKPYVVKNVVNENDEVLYQVDSKMWKKCLNSEVILDLKKMMQSTIDIGTAKKSFRGYKTNPVLKDLSIGGKTGSKTNLKLKGWNEWFVGYAEQGDEKLAIGIVIVSQKYWKVKPSQLSKDIFQYYFSKKRQKDKKQPKVIEIRSNLDEKKQ, encoded by the coding sequence GTGAGTTGGAAAGATTTTCAAAAAAATAATCATAAAGCTGGTCGGCAAAGGATAAATGTAAAACGCTTACCCAATAAAAGTAAGGTTCTATTTTCATTGCTTGCGATTGGGATTTGTGCATTTTTGATTGATGTCATTAGACCATTAAGCCATGCTGATAATAAACAAAGTTCACAAGATCAAATTAGCTCAATAACGAGTCAACAAGATGAAAAAGAATTAACTTGGTTGGGCTTATTTCAAAATCACTTAGACTGGCGTGTTTTAGAGCATGGATTAAACAGAGTGGTTATGAAAAATAAAGATAGCTCATGGCAGGTTAACTTAACGGTTGAAGAAGATTTACAGAAATACATTCAAAAGAAATTAGCATATTATGAAGTAGATTTTGGTGCTATTGCAGCAATTAATCCTAATACAGGCGCTGTTGTTGGACTAACATCTTATTCTAATAAAGATCATAAACATGACTATTCTTTAAGAGCAGCTTTTCCAGCTGCATCCGTTTTTAAAGTGGTGACGGCTTCGGCAGCATTAGAGTATAAAAAATGGAATTACAATACCAACATTAGATACCAAGGTAATACCAAGTACGTGACAGAAAAAAATTCAAGTACGCCAGGAGGAAGCTATAAAATGCCCTTGCATGAAGCATTTGCAAAATCAACCAACTTGATTTTTGGTAAAATTGGGAGAATGATCCTGAATAAACAGCTATTGCTTAGAAAAGCAAACGACTATGGTTTTGCACAACAAATTCCTTTTGATATGCCTCTTGATCTTAGCTATATAAAATTTGAGAATGATGATATTTCAGTTGCAGAAGTCGCGGCTGGTTTAGGCGATGTAAGTTTAAGTCCTGTCCATGCGGCAATGATAGCTGCATGTGTTAGTAATGATGGCATTATGATGAAACCTTATGTTGTTAAAAATGTAGTTAATGAAAATGATGAAGTTTTGTATCAAGTGGACAGTAAAATGTGGAAAAAATGTCTTAATTCTGAAGTTATTCTAGATTTAAAGAAAATGATGCAATCTACAATTGATATAGGAACGGCTAAAAAATCTTTTAGGGGGTATAAAACCAATCCAGTACTCAAAGATCTTTCCATAGGAGGAAAAACTGGGTCAAAAACAAATCTTAAGCTAAAAGGTTGGAATGAATGGTTTGTAGGCTATGCTGAACAGGGAGATGAAAAGCTAGCCATTGGTATTGTTATTGTTAGTCAGAAGTATTGGAAAGTAAAACCTTCTCAATTAAGCAAAGATATTTTTCAATATTACTTTTCAAAAAAGAGACAAAAAGATAAAAAGCAACCTAAAGTGATTGAAATAAGGAGTAATTTAGATGAAAAAAAACAATAG
- a CDS encoding AgmX/PglI C-terminal domain-containing protein produces MKQISIFIIFIFLIVNSAYSKNQIDLLLEKLDSNADYKIKIASAIQLGKISNGSVAPHLASAYKKQKNKAVRLSIIQAISQIPDSQALAQLIYLKNSAFLNKNEKIIVAQTLWSFRNVIDEQSWVDHFQINSNSSKKLDALWVLSAIDSNFIKNNITDILSKSNQPSYTAGILDTFIYFSSPEYKKLCELYVNQQNSRLSLKAKMCLQSIKQPVQYKKQINQEILQTETFAFTSQYFESHNPSKKSSNLFNTPVLASLDKSAGLSQKNSKYTDIQFKGKQIYTEDFDPSSLEKLESYGGELELIRNTIKKNMHLFDSCYEILGNHNQVKGNLNMEFEVFSSGKMDNLKYLKNSINDKALQKCFANGMKKMHFDQINLKSIKVQYTFSFK; encoded by the coding sequence ATGAAGCAGATAAGTATATTTATCATTTTTATTTTTCTTATTGTCAATTCAGCTTACTCAAAAAACCAGATTGATCTTTTATTAGAAAAATTAGACTCCAATGCAGACTATAAAATTAAAATTGCTTCAGCCATACAGCTTGGAAAAATTTCTAATGGATCCGTAGCTCCACACCTTGCAAGCGCTTATAAAAAACAAAAAAATAAAGCAGTTAGGTTATCTATCATACAAGCTATTTCACAAATTCCAGATAGTCAGGCTTTAGCTCAACTGATTTACTTAAAAAACTCAGCTTTTCTCAATAAAAATGAAAAAATAATTGTTGCTCAAACTTTATGGAGTTTCAGAAATGTTATTGATGAACAAAGTTGGGTTGATCACTTCCAAATCAATTCTAATTCATCAAAAAAGCTTGATGCTTTATGGGTTTTATCAGCAATTGATAGCAACTTTATTAAAAATAATATTACTGATATTTTATCCAAGTCTAATCAACCAAGTTATACAGCGGGAATATTAGATACATTTATTTATTTTTCATCTCCAGAATATAAAAAACTATGTGAATTGTATGTTAATCAACAAAACTCAAGACTTAGTTTAAAAGCAAAAATGTGTTTACAGTCTATTAAACAACCGGTTCAATATAAAAAACAAATTAACCAAGAAATTCTGCAAACAGAAACATTTGCCTTTACTTCACAGTATTTTGAAAGCCACAATCCATCTAAAAAGTCCTCTAACCTATTCAATACTCCCGTTTTGGCTAGTCTTGATAAAAGTGCTGGATTATCGCAAAAAAACAGCAAATACACAGATATTCAGTTTAAAGGAAAACAAATTTACACTGAAGACTTTGACCCCTCTTCTCTTGAAAAACTAGAAAGCTATGGAGGAGAGTTAGAATTAATTAGAAATACAATCAAAAAAAATATGCACTTATTTGACTCTTGCTATGAAATTTTAGGTAATCATAATCAGGTCAAGGGCAATCTTAACATGGAGTTTGAAGTTTTTTCTTCTGGAAAAATGGATAATTTAAAGTACTTAAAAAACTCAATTAATGATAAGGCTCTTCAAAAATGCTTTGCCAACGGTATGAAAAAAATGCATTTTGATCAAATCAATTTAAAATCAATCAAAGTTCAATACACCTTTTCTTTTAAGTAA
- a CDS encoding RluA family pseudouridine synthase yields the protein MNELDQNNYTVLESQNGQRLDHFLNTIYLDVSRSYLQKELIQAGNVLVNDKPVVKKSFVLFAGDQIKILSFVHPESRKIEANTTLKVSSLYSDENFVVYNKPKKLATHPNRYDDKTTLANYFIAEYPNAINVGENALRPGVVHRLDTDTSGCIIFAKTQEAYTHFRTLFNERKVYKLYLAVVIGKTPQKGLIDSDLAHHQKNTRKMVNVLNEDSFYRGQKKNAVTAYHVLAQNNDYSLLLVKTFTGRMHQIRVHLSGLGYPLIGDKIYQKRQDQYKDVAGEKQHCLHAYLLGFNSPKFNKKIFQAEIPEYFRNILLKTKLTYKTINSQLLFLSIQEFLDSLPFVDQDV from the coding sequence GTGAATGAGTTAGATCAAAATAATTATACAGTTTTGGAAAGTCAAAATGGTCAACGCTTAGATCATTTTTTAAATACAATATATTTGGATGTATCAAGATCGTATTTACAAAAAGAGCTTATTCAAGCTGGTAATGTTTTGGTTAATGATAAGCCAGTAGTAAAAAAGAGTTTTGTACTGTTTGCTGGCGATCAGATAAAAATTCTATCTTTTGTACATCCAGAAAGTAGAAAAATAGAAGCAAATACAACGCTTAAAGTGAGTTCCTTGTATAGCGATGAAAACTTTGTTGTATACAATAAACCCAAAAAATTAGCGACTCATCCAAACCGATATGATGATAAGACTACCTTAGCCAACTATTTTATTGCTGAATATCCAAACGCCATAAACGTTGGAGAAAATGCTTTGAGGCCAGGTGTCGTTCATCGTTTAGATACAGATACTTCAGGGTGTATTATTTTTGCTAAAACTCAGGAAGCGTATACGCACTTTAGAACCTTATTCAATGAACGAAAAGTGTATAAATTGTATTTAGCAGTTGTTATAGGTAAAACACCACAAAAAGGGCTCATAGATAGTGATTTAGCCCACCATCAAAAAAATACTCGTAAAATGGTTAATGTTTTAAATGAAGACTCATTTTATAGAGGGCAGAAAAAAAATGCTGTGACGGCATATCATGTTTTAGCTCAGAACAATGATTACTCTTTACTATTGGTAAAAACTTTTACTGGTAGAATGCATCAAATTAGAGTGCATTTAAGTGGCTTAGGTTATCCCTTAATAGGGGATAAAATTTATCAAAAGAGGCAAGATCAATATAAAGATGTTGCTGGAGAAAAGCAACATTGTTTACATGCATACCTTTTAGGATTTAACAGTCCTAAGTTTAACAAAAAAATATTTCAGGCAGAAATTCCAGAGTATTTTAGAAATATTTTATTAAAAACTAAGCTTACCTATAAAACAATTAACTCTCAGCTTCTTTTTCTTTCAATACAGGAATTTTTAGACTCTCTCCCTTTTGTAGACCAAGATGTTTAA